The sequence GAGTACCCGTCCTTCCTGTCCGGCGGCCAGCAGCAGCGGGTGGCCATCGCCCGCGCCCTGGCGGTGGATCCCAAGGTCATGCTGTTCGACGAGCCCACCTCGGCGCTCGACCCGGAGCTGGTGGGCGAAGTGCTGCGGGTGATCCGTTCGCTGGCCGAAGAGGGCCGCACCATGATCCTGGTGACCCACGAAATGGCCTTCGCCCGCGACGTTTCCAGTCATGTCGCCTTCCTCCACCAGGGCCGCATCGAAGAGGAGGGCCCGCCGCAGGAGCTGTTCCAGCGCCCGCAGAGCGAGCGCTGCAAGCAGTTCGTCAACGCGCACCAGAATCGCTGACCCCGGCCGCCGGCGGCGGCCATCGCGACAAGCTCTAACCACAACAACATCAAGCAGAGCAGGGGAACACCATGAAGAAGACTCGACTTACTAGCTGGATGGCGGGCGCGGTAATGCTCATGGCTGGCGCGGCGGGCGCGCAGGCGGAAACCCTGAGGTTCGCCATGGCGGCCGAACCCTACCCCCCCTTCTCCTTCAAGCAACCCAACGGTGAATGGGCCGGCTTCGAGCCCGACCTGATCCGCGCCCTCTGTGCGCAGATGCAGGCCCAATGCGAGCTCAAGGATGTCGCCTGGGACGGCATCATCCCGGCCCTGCTGGCGAAGAAGGTCGACGTCATCTTCAACTCCCTGTCCATCACCGAGGAGCGGGAACAGCAGATCGCCTTCAGTCGCGCCTACTACGGCACCGACGTCGGCGTGGCGGCACCCAAGGGCATGACCGTGGACATCAGTCCCGAAGGCCTGAAGGGCAAGACCATCGGCGTGCAGATCTCCACGGTCAGCTCCAACTACCTGAAGAAGTACTACGAGAAGATCGCCAACGTCCGCTACTACGAGACCCAGGACCAGGTGAACGCCGACCTCCTGGCCGGACGCCTGGACCTGATGCTGGCGGACGCCAGCGCCGTGAGCAGCTTCATGAAGACCCCCGACGCCCAGGCCGGCGGCCTCGAATTCAAGGGCAACGTGCCCCACGACCCGCTGTTCGGCCGCGGCGTCGGCGCGGGCCTGCGCAAGGAAGACCAGCAGCTCAAGGCGAAGCTCGACGACGCCATCGGCAAGCTGCTGGCCAGCGAGGACTACAAGGCCATCTCCGCGCGCTACTTCGATTTCAGCGTGGCACCAAAGCAGTGATGGCGGCACCGCCGCGTCTTCACGAGCGGCGGTTACTGCTGGGGTCCGTTACTGAACTCGAGGATTTGTCATGTCGTCTTTCTTTGAGCTGGTCGGCTTTGGCGACCAGGGCTGGGGTGGCGCACTGCTGAAGGGGCTGTGGGTCACCCTGCAGATATCCTTCGGCGCTTTCCTGGTTGGAATGCTGATCGGGCTGGCGGTGGCTACCGTCAAGCTGAATGGGCCCCGGCCGCTGGTACGTGTGGCGCAGCTCTACACAACCCTGTGCCGCTCGGTGCCGGAACTGCTGTTGATCCTGTTGCTGTTCTACGTCGGTTCCATGGGGCTCGACCAGCTGTTCGCCTGGCTCGGCTACGGCGGGCTGCAGCTCGACGGCACCCTGGTGGCGATCGCGGTGCTGGGCCTGGTGCAGGGCGCCTATGCCGCGGAGATCTTCCGCGCCGCCATCCAGGCCGTGCCCTACGGGCAGATCGAGGCCGCCAGGGCGTTCGGCATGCGCGGGCGCGCGCTGTTCCTCCGGGTCACGCTGCCGGCCATGGCGCCCCACGCCCTGGCCGGGATGGCCAACCTGTGGGTCGTGCTGATCAAGGACAGTGCGCTGATCAGCGTGGTGGGCACCAACGAACTGCTCTTCACGGCCAAGCAGGCCGCCGGTTCGACGCGTCACTACCTGACCTTCTACCTGGTTGCGGCGGCGATGTATTACCTGCTGACGCTGATGTCCAACCTGCTGTGCGGCTGGCTGGAACGTCGTTTCCAACGCTGGATGCCATCGGTATGAGGGCCTGCGTATGAACACGCACTGGATAGTCGAATACAGCGGGCAACTGCTCGACGGCCTCGGCACCACCCTCACGCTGCTGGCGTTGTCGGCGGTGCTGGGGTTTGCCCTGGCGGTGCTGGTGGCGTTGGGCAGGATGTCGCGCAATCCGCTGGTCGCCGCGCCGAGCATCGCCTTCACCAGCGTGATCCGTGGCACGCCGCTGCTGGTGCAGATCTACATCTTCTACTACGGCCTGGGCAGCCTCTTCGCCCAGTTCCCGCTGATCCGTGGCAGCGTGCTCTGGCCGTACCTGCGTGACGGCTATTGGTACATCGCCGTTGCGCTGATCCTCTCGGTGGGAGCCTACGTCGGCGAAGTGGTGCGGGGTGGCCTGCGGGCGGTGCCCAGGGGTGAGCTCGAGGCCGCGGCGGCCTTCGGCATGACCCGGCGGCAGGTGTTGTGGCGGGTCAGGTTGCCGCGGGCGATTCGCCTGCTGCTGCCGACCCTGGCCGGTGAATCCGTGCTGCTGCTCAAATCCACCGCGCTGGCGTCAACCGTGGCGGTGGTGGATCTGCTGGGGGCGGCCAACGTAGTCCGCGCGCAGACCTACCAGGTCTATCAGCCGCTGCTGCTGGTGGCGGGCATCTATATCTGCCTGACCTTCATCATCGAGTCGGGATTCAGCCTGGC is a genomic window of Pseudomonas resinovorans NBRC 106553 containing:
- a CDS encoding transporter substrate-binding domain-containing protein, translated to MKKTRLTSWMAGAVMLMAGAAGAQAETLRFAMAAEPYPPFSFKQPNGEWAGFEPDLIRALCAQMQAQCELKDVAWDGIIPALLAKKVDVIFNSLSITEEREQQIAFSRAYYGTDVGVAAPKGMTVDISPEGLKGKTIGVQISTVSSNYLKKYYEKIANVRYYETQDQVNADLLAGRLDLMLADASAVSSFMKTPDAQAGGLEFKGNVPHDPLFGRGVGAGLRKEDQQLKAKLDDAIGKLLASEDYKAISARYFDFSVAPKQ
- a CDS encoding amino acid ABC transporter permease, which translates into the protein MSSFFELVGFGDQGWGGALLKGLWVTLQISFGAFLVGMLIGLAVATVKLNGPRPLVRVAQLYTTLCRSVPELLLILLLFYVGSMGLDQLFAWLGYGGLQLDGTLVAIAVLGLVQGAYAAEIFRAAIQAVPYGQIEAARAFGMRGRALFLRVTLPAMAPHALAGMANLWVVLIKDSALISVVGTNELLFTAKQAAGSTRHYLTFYLVAAAMYYLLTLMSNLLCGWLERRFQRWMPSV
- a CDS encoding ABC transporter permease, producing MNTHWIVEYSGQLLDGLGTTLTLLALSAVLGFALAVLVALGRMSRNPLVAAPSIAFTSVIRGTPLLVQIYIFYYGLGSLFAQFPLIRGSVLWPYLRDGYWYIAVALILSVGAYVGEVVRGGLRAVPRGELEAAAAFGMTRRQVLWRVRLPRAIRLLLPTLAGESVLLLKSTALASTVAVVDLLGAANVVRAQTYQVYQPLLLVAGIYICLTFIIESGFSLAERRTMFRRAT